TTCATcctaaaataataaattatttgaCATTAATTATAtgcaaataatattttttttaatgacatgTGAGCCTAAAGTACAAATAATAAACGATGTCCAATTAAATATATACGATATTGGACTCGTTTTGATCTATATTATGAGTGAAGACCATAAACTCAAACGAATTTTTCATATGGCACatgatcataaaaaaaatgagttgCCAAAGATTATTTGGGGGAAAAAATCAACTAGTATTGGCTAGCATATGCTGTAAGTTGATTTGGTTTGTTGCTACAGTTAAGTTCATGCATGGCTATTAgagcagtcccaacccataacactagacatggtttctataaactccacatcattaagaaactagtactagacactattCTTCCAATataaacaccactattccatacttcaatttaatgctacttatctcacatgatgtcttggatgttgtgtagaaaccatgtatCATGCAAGACATAGTTTCATTctttttcctcatttattcacttgccacatcatttttttttctatgtgacaacttatttaatgctatggacatcatcctagtcattgggttgggaatgtcCTTATCTCTAGCGAGGAGATAAACCTTGGAAAGCTCAAGGGATTAATGGACCCACACTGTCATTCATCGAGTAACCTGACTCCTAGTCAGCTACATGCTTCCGTTAGGTATCAGATATTCGGGTGTGATCAAAACTAATTAAATGGCCACGCGTGATTAAGCGCTGGATTAAGAGATGCCGCGTGATTAAGCGCTGGATTAACAGATGCCGTTGAGGATCtggcgcggccgccgctgccatccctGGCTATATAAGAGCATCATCAACAATTAGCAATAATCTATctccaaaatttattttttttcttctaaattaataatagaaagtaaaaaaaaacttttgcttTCAAGAGATAGTCTAAATTAAATCCCAAAAGAATAAAATAGAATGAGATGCTCGAGTTTTATCGCTTTTTATTTTCAGTTTATAAAATAGAATGAGATGCTCGAGTTTTATCgttttttattttcagtttaggaaatccaaaatcaaattttaggaTAGATTATTACTCTATTGTTAATGCTCTAAAAGCGTTGCAAACCATACTGCCGAGGGCAGCAGGACTTGCTGCGTGCTCCGATCTGCTCATAGCCCCTAAAATACCCACGTCCAATCCATCTGTCGGCGGTGCTATGAGAGAATAAAACTCACCAGCAGTTCGCAAGcaggcgtgccgtgccgtggAGATTGTCGAAGGTGGAGATACAAACTCGTGTCGTGCCGTGCATCTGCACCAACCACTCTGCGTCGAGTTGTTCACCCTCGTCAACACAAGCAACGCCGCACTGCTATGCAAAAATTTGCGTGACCAGCATCGGCATCTGAAGGGAGCCAAAACACCCGCCGTAGTGCTGCGCAGTTGCGTAGCCCGGCCAACAGAAAAGCAAAATCGTGAAGCACAGATAGATGAGTTGTGGATGCGTTTTGAATTTGTAGCTATGGATATAAAAATTATCTCCAGTGGCGCATACACACGCACACCACATATATCATTTTTGTCAAGCGATTAATATGGAATGCAAATAGGACCCTTGTGGGGTTGGACCATCCAGGTTATCAAATATCGAATCTagataatattttatataaacaTGTGAGGAGTTTGAGCCTGAGTGGAGGAATTGAACGAACTAGTGCATCTGGGGGGAATGATCTAGAATGTTCAACTCCATCAAAATCCAGATGACATCACTTGGAATTGGTCTGAATCAGGTGTTTACTCATACAAGAGTGCCTACTTGTACCAATTTGAAGGCTCATTTACCTCAATTGATTTTAAATCAATTTGGAAAGCACCAGCTGAACCAAAAATGAAATTTTTGGGGTGGTTGATTCTTCATCAAAAAACTCTTACAGCACAAAACCTTCTCATAAGACACTGGCCGTGTGATTGGATTTGTTGCCTCTGCTCGAGTGCGTTCGAAGACACAAATCATTTGTTCAGTGAATGTGACTTTGTTCGGGAGGTGGTTCCTGCTTGGCAAAACTTATCAATTTCTACCTCCAATCCGCAAGCTGGAGCTACAAACTGGTGGTCCAAGGTAAATCTGACTGTTTCAAAGGTTGATAAGATCGCAACAAGAGGAGCCTTGCTCACAACGTGGTGGAATATTTGGTTAGAAAGAAATAGAAGGATTTTTAATCATAAAAGCCTTTCGGAAAGAGAAGTGGCTCACTTAGTGAAACATGACTTAGACTTACGTAGCTGGGCGTTTAAGCCTCCTTGAGCTGtgtttttttatcttttgtaATCAAGGATCTGTTTGTATTCTGTTTTCTTTCTTAATCAAATTccggcagagctcctgccgtcgtcttcctcaaaaaaaaagtttgagcCTGATTGGCATCGGACAACCATGATTTATGAATGTCATGTATGGGAGCAATTTCTTCTCTGTCTAAATTGTATTAGATGGACAAGAACAATTCTTAAAATTATTGAAGACAGAGCATCATTCGCTAAGTAAAAAACAACGCTAGCTGAAGGGTGAGACGTGCAGATTTAATATAAACGTCGACATCGTTGCCGAGTGTCAATGAGATGAAATGGACGAAATGTATATTGATCCATCCTACAAACAGAGTGATTGAATGATGGCATTGCAAGTTACGACGTTAATGCATAATCCTTTGATTCCTCTACTCATCTCGTCAAAAACTCAAGACAACTGTTTGTCCTCAAGTCATATCACCAAAAACAAGAGCAGTAAAAATATCTATGTGCCTTTTAAATTCGCTGGATGAAATGCATGTAGGTTCATCCTACAAATGGAGAGATTGAATGGTGACAATGCAAATTAACCCATGTACTGTCGACGCCTGTACTCATCTCTGTATAACCTAGGTTCATAAAGCTCGTAGCCGTCCAGGTGGTTGATTCTAATCTGAAGAGAGGTCATGCCGCTGTTGAAAAAGAATTCTTCCACGCAGTTCACCAGAGGATCATCCCCAATGCATATGACTTCAACAACCTTAAGGCGTTCACAAGTAAATGATTTTTCTTTAAGCTTGCCAACGATTCTTCGAGTATGAACCTATAGCAAGGAAAACAGCAAGTTTTATGCCGATAAATATATGCACATGCAAAAGCATTTATGTAATCAAGGTTTCAGTATACATGCAGAGAAAGACTTGTACTTTATTGAGTTTCAATGTCAGCTTCTCCAGTTTCGGTGAGTTCTGAAGGAAGACAGTCAGTCCATAGAAGTTTGACTCCAGACACCACGAACCCAGAGTCAGGCTTACAAGATCAATGAATTCTGGACACCATTGTATATTGTTTTCATTTGTTATCTGCACCTGCACCAGGTTCAAATGATCAGGAGCTAGAAAAAACACATGCCATATTATATAAAACTTTTCCTTATTCACCCAAACAAGCCAAAAATTAGCTGGGTTGAACGAAGACAAGGCAGTCAGGAGCCAAGTAAACCAGCACACGCCGGTAACAAGTAACAACAAGACACCTGATCATTTGCAACAACAATTGTGTGACAACTACTCAGATTGAGTGGTTGCCAGAATCTTTCAGGTATTGCTATAGCTCCAAGACACTAGATGTTAAAAGACCTTGACAGAAACATAAACCGTTCTAATGGAAATCCACATGAAACAAGGGTATACTTGCTTTATTCAATAGGAATACATAAGCTGGATCATATGGTAATTAATTACGACGACGTATCCCGTGCAAAATTAGGTATCTACAAATTGAAAATACAATGTCAATCTATTGTGACAAGTGGCAATGAGAGTAAGCCTTTGAACAATTCTGAAGCATTTTCTGACTTTTGTCATTTAGTTCTCAATTATGTATGTACTAGCTTCATGTAAGTTAATTAATCTGAACATCAGAACATGTAGATGTGAATGAAATGTAAATGATCCAGTTGCTGTCTGAAATCAAACCTTGCACAAAGATAAGTCAGTTCAACAGGTTGATGAATCTGTAAATGAACTGAGTACACGAAATAGATTGCAATTTAATCCTAGACACCATCAATTGTTCTATTGATACATCACGTCAAAAGTACCGATTAAGTACAACACTTAGCTTTGCAGGAAAGAATAGCTAATATAGTTCAATTGTGAAGTGTCAAGAAGACACACTATGCTTCTTGTTTTTTCGTACGATCTGAAGATGCATTGACAATTCGACATACTAAGAAAAGGGTGACAGGATACATACCTCATTTACCCCATCAAAATCCAAGGCCAAATATTTGACACCAGATAAGCTTGTGAGCAACCGATGGACATCACCAGCAGTACCAAAATTACTGAAATCATTGGCAAGATAAACTGAAGCAGACACTAGTGATGCCATGTCCTGTAGCAAAGGTACCCGCCCTTTCGGACCAAACAATGTCAGAGCAGTGACGCTCGGAGTGGAAATGCAGCAATCGTACTTGTCAACGAAACTGAAATCAGAGATATTGATTGTGAGGATCTTCAGTGTCTGGGAGGAGATGTGATGATCGTGAATATGGCAGTCTCGCAAGAAGAGACATTCCAATTCCGGGCAGCGCATCTTGAGTTGATTGAAGAAACCTTTGGACAAAACAACCGAGGAGAGGGCCAATCTTCTCAAGTACTGGGAGGTAAATACTGCCTGATTGAGACGGCTGATGCCCACTGCGCGAACATCCAGAACCGGGGCTTGCAACTGTAACACATGGCTGATCCACAGGTTAGCATCTAATGAGTAAACCCCGAAGCTGCAGCTGGGGCATCTGAGCCAGAACTTGTCCACCAATAGGACGGGGTCACGGCGCAACAGTAGAGCGTTGAGGAACTTCTCGAACCGCGCCTTGTCCCCCACCCATGTCCTGGTGTCCCCCTTGAACTCGCAGAAGTCGGCGTTGATGCGGGTGAGGGAGCGCCAGAGGTCGCGCCAGCGCCGGGACAGCACGCACGTCCGCACGGCTTGGCGCGCGTAGAGGAAGGACATGATGCGGCGGATGAGGTCGTCGGGGAGGTCGCTGAGCATGAGCCTGCCTCTGCCGGGTGCTTTCTCCGGTTCCATGAGCCAACCCGGTGACCCAAGAGGCGCTGAGGCGTTTCGTCGAACAGGTGGTGGGCGTGGATGGTGCAGAGAGCTGCAAAAATCAAGAATCAGCCGCGCGCACGAGTCCTCCACTGATCTGATAATGGCCGACGTGCAGGAAAAGCCCATCGATCGAAGGTTGAAGAAGCAACAGCAAGAAGAGGGAGagcagcgggaggaggaaggagcatTACCTCGATCGCCAGCGGCGGTGGCACGCTAGGGATCACAAGGGCGTTCCGTCGAACAGGTGGCGTGCGCGGAAAGCTGCGGAAAGGGAAAAACCCAAGAATCAAGAAGCCGTGATGAATCGTGGGTTTGTTGAGCTTCTCTTAGCCATAGCTTTGTTGAGATAGTTTGTGCTTGTTACTCTCCTTTTATCTCTTTTAGTTTGTCTATAAGGGCATGGATCCAACTaaccctatattttttttctatagcgTATCATGATTTCGTGGTTTTAACTATAGGACATCACAAGAAGCGAGTTTTGAAGGAAAACACTTTATAAACCTCGTAATTTGTGAACGGACATTGCACTAATTATTTTAGTGTATTAATTAAAAGCTTATAGTAAAACAACATCAAAAGAAATCTCAACATCCCTACACACTCTCTTGTCCCAGAAAGTCACTGCCATCTCCTGTGTACTACCACATTTGGTTTCATCATCGAAACCATTCATTGGATCTATCAAGCATATTGTATTCTTGTATACAACCCAGTtgtgaaagggcatgtagcctagtggttacagtgacctgagtaaCACCCCAAGGTTCTGAGTTCAGATTGAGTTATTAGTAGAGTTCGGATCCATCCTACAGTGCAACGACAATTACAGTAAAAAACGAACCCAATAGAATCAACAAACTATGCATCCCAATCGAATCAAAAAGAGGGGAATACAAACTTACCATTTGGACAACCATTTCGCATTGTAAAAGGGTGGCCTCTTCCCTTTATACATATCCATTCCATACTAAGTATACCATTCATCCAATCGAATCAAAAAGAGGGGAATTCAAACTTACCCTTTGGACAACCATTTCGCATTGTAAAAGGGTGGCCTCTTCCCTTTATACATATCCATTCCATACTAAGTATACCATTCATCCATCGCATCCTAATATTACAAATTTGAATATACTAGAATGTGTTGCATACGGTATTAGGTtgctacttcatccgtttcatattataagactttctaaaaAGAGGGGAATTCAAACTTACCCTTTGAACAACCATTTTTCCCTTTATACATATCCATTTCATACTAAGTATACCATTCATCCATCGCATCCTAATACTACAAATCTGAATATACTAGAATGTGTTACATACGGTATTAGGTTGctactttctctgtttcatattataagactttctaaaaAGAGGGGAATTCAAACTTACTTTTTGACAACCATTTCGCATTGTAAACGGGTGGCCTCTTCCCCTTATACATATCCATTCCATACTAAGTATACCATTCATCCATCGCATCCTAATACTACAAATCTGAATATACTAAAATGTGTTACATACGGTATTAGgttgctacttcctccgtttcatattataagactttctagcattgtccacattcatatatatatatatatatatatatatatatatatatatatatatatatatatatatatatatatatatatatatatatatatatatatatattaatgaatctagacatatatgtatgtctaaattcattaacatctatatgaatatgagcaatgctagaaagtcttataacctgaaacagaggtcTTATATTAAGGAAGGATGTGTTAATAGGAAAtggtagttttttttaactttttctcatttttttattacacaaagacacatatacatacacatCTCAATGCACGCATACCACCCACAAAATGCGCACaaacatactcccttcgtcttaaaaaaaagacaaacccatgtccagattcaaacccagggtttgtcttttttttaagatggagggagtacgtttaAAGGGAAGAGGCCAGCGGCAACCCTGTGACCTTACTAAATACAATTGAAAGCACATTCGCATATGTATAATTGTTCCGTATTACTTCCTTTCCTTGCTTCTCAAAAGATATGAAAATAATGTGCAGAACAAAAACACATGCACAAGAACATGTCAAAGCTAACAAATACTGAAGTCCCTACTTCCTAACATACCAAAATCAAATGCAATCAGAAGTGAAAGCAGGTCTTGAAATTCTGACAACACGCGCCAGGAATCATAAAAGGCTGCAGGGTACTAAAAATGTAACAATTAACAAACAGTAATCAAGGTATTTGCGGCAAAATTTTCCAAACAAACAAGTGATCCACTCTGTATCAGTGCAAAAATTTCCAAACAAGTAATACATCCAATCTGTCAAAACAAGCATCAATCGCCGGCAGTGCAAGAAGAGCAGTAAGCATATCAATGTGCCTCCAAATCCGGCTGGACGAAATCGATGCATCTCCACCCCCACAAAACAGTTATTGCCTGATCCTTGGACGCTTGTGATCCTCTCTGAAAATATCACATTCGTAAGGCTGGTGGTAGTCAAAGTGTGTGATATTAACCTCAAGAGAGGTCATGCCACTATCGCGAAAGAATTTCTCCACACGATCGACCAAgggatcatcatcatcatcatcctccaAGCATGTGACTTCCAGGGGATCATCCTCCACGCATGCGACCTCGACAATCTTAAGGTGCTCACATGTAAATGATCTTTCTTGAAGCTCGCATGTGATTTTTTCAGCAGTATACCCCTATAGCGGGGAAACAGTAAGTTTTATATCTATAACACATATGCACGTGCAAAAACTTTCATGTAATTAACATTTCAGGATACAAGTGGAAAAATCTTGTACCTCATCGATTTCTAGCCTCAGCTTCTCCAGTTTCGGTGAGTTCTGAAGGAAGACAGTTAATGCATACAACTTTGAGTCCAGGCACCATCGACCCAGCGTCAGGTTTACAAGATTGTTGAGTTTCGAACACCATTGCATATTGTCTTCAATATTATCTGCACCAGGTATAAATGATCAGGAGGATACACAAAACCCATGCCATATACTACACAAAAGTTATCCTGATTCACCCAAAGCATGcccaaaaataacaaaataaggacttgtatcaacccatgggtataaatatgtacacccggggtctatgtaatctatctctacgatcaatacaattcggcgcatcgcaaccctttttacttctactacggcggaacttggcacccgacgcggggctgcatcgtcttcgatcgatctccggcgaaa
Above is a window of Oryza sativa Japonica Group chromosome 10, ASM3414082v1 DNA encoding:
- the LOC4348013 gene encoding uncharacterized protein, which codes for MMLQSDFAFLLSAPSTPTTCSTKRCCASWATTATADGLIMEPQQVPINDRLSNLSNDLICRIISNLDSRQAVQTSLLSRRWRNLWCSLTSIKVDFCEFDGETDSWEGDQARFRKFVNNLLLRRDPVPVLDKFCLRSYIPHGANDQEASADANLWISHALQLKAPVVEVDQDIQTRDTLELGGHAVFASQYLTRLVLSAVSFTQGFFKQLEIGCSKLEHLSIYDSIICVDISSKTLKVLIIDNSEFSYDYNTSISTPSATSLTLIDLGGRLPLLKDMGSLVSASVYLTREAIPLDTAINIDQWFMGLSGVRHLALDFPVEVIKIKDNMQWCPKFNNLVNLTLGRWCLDSKLYALTVFLQNSPKLEKLRLEIDEGYTAKDIKGELKERSFTCEHLKIVEVDCVEDDPLEVECLEDEPDPLVNRVKKFFRNSGMTSIQINITHLDYHLPYEYNIEDNMQWCSKLNNLVNLTLGRWCLDSKLYALTVFLQNSPKLEKLRLEIDEGYTAEKITCELQERSFTCEHLKIVEVACVEDDPLEVTCLEDDDDDDPLVDRVEKFFRDSGMTSLEYPAAFYDSWRVLSEFQDLLSLLIAFDFGEEATRLQCEMVVKKEEATLLQCEMVVQRYGMDMYKGKRPPFYNAKWLSKCSLHHPRPPPVRRNASAPLGSPGWLMEPEKAPGRGRLMLSDLPDDLIRRIMSFLYARQAVRTCVLSRRWRDLWRSLTRINADFCEFKGDTRTWVGDKARFEKFLNALLLRRDPVLLVDKFWLRCPSCSFGVYSLDANLWISHVLQLQAPVLDVRAVGISRLNQAVFTSQYLRRLALSSVVLSKGFFNQLKMRCPELECLFLRDCHIHDHHISSQTLKILTINISDFSFVDKYDCCISTPSVTALTLFGPKGRVPLLQDMASLVSASVYLANDFSNFGTAGDVHRLLTSLSGVKYLALDFDGVNEVQITNENNIQWCPEFIDLVSLTLGSWCLESNFYGLTVFLQNSPKLEKLTLKLNKVHTRRIVGKLKEKSFTCERLKVVEVICIGDDPLVNCVEEFFFNSGMTSLQIRINHLDGYELYEPRLYRDEYRRRQYMG